One Deltaproteobacteria bacterium genomic region harbors:
- a CDS encoding ribonuclease HII yields the protein MASGSRQMVLRLDAAPGEEGPVLGWGERWARSRGLEAICGVDEVGRGPLAGPVVAAAVVLPRPLEEALCAEGLDDSKKLDARRRERLDRRIREGAAWGLAEVDVETIDRINILQASQLAMRRAIDDLAGRHPGVEPACLLVDGHLVLEPSPLPRAVQRAVVKGDSRSVAIAAASVVAKVHRDALMVTLNGRYPGYDLARNKGYPTKVHREALAALGPTPIHRRSFKGVLPEEGASE from the coding sequence GTGGCGTCGGGCTCCCGGCAGATGGTCCTGCGCCTCGACGCGGCCCCGGGTGAGGAGGGGCCGGTCCTGGGCTGGGGCGAGCGCTGGGCTCGGAGCCGGGGCCTGGAGGCGATCTGCGGGGTCGACGAGGTGGGCCGGGGGCCCCTGGCCGGTCCGGTGGTGGCCGCCGCGGTGGTCCTGCCCCGGCCCCTGGAGGAGGCCCTCTGCGCGGAGGGGCTCGACGACTCCAAGAAGCTCGACGCCCGCCGCCGCGAGCGCCTCGACCGGCGGATCCGGGAGGGAGCGGCCTGGGGCCTCGCCGAGGTCGACGTCGAGACCATCGATCGGATCAACATCCTCCAGGCGAGCCAGCTGGCCATGCGGCGGGCGATCGACGACCTGGCCGGGCGGCACCCCGGGGTCGAGCCCGCCTGCCTCCTGGTGGACGGTCACCTCGTCCTCGAGCCCTCTCCCCTGCCGCGGGCGGTCCAGCGCGCGGTGGTGAAGGGAGACAGCCGCTCGGTGGCCATCGCCGCGGCCTCGGTGGTGGCGAAGGTGCACCGGGACGCCCTGATGGTGACCCTGAACGGCCGCTACCCCGGCTACGATCTGGCGAGGAACAAGGGGTACCCGACCAAGGTGCATCGGGAGGCCCTGGCCGCCCTCGGGCCCACCCCGATCCACCGCCGCAGCTTCAAGGGCGTGCTCCCCGAGGAGGGGGCGAGCGAATGA
- the rsmI gene encoding 16S rRNA (cytidine(1402)-2'-O)-methyltransferase yields MSEAGQGMGTLYLLGTPIGHLGDVSDRLREVLASVSVLACEDTRTTRKLLERFQIKGPKLVALPSHDEARRAEPLLEVLREGRDVGLVSEAGMPVVSDPGALLVAGAEALGAPVVVVPGPSAVTTALAASAFPGGRFHFLGFLPRKGSDRRELIAEAGRWPGTLVLFEAPARLKKTLGDLAEAWGGSRRAVICRELTKLHEEHRRGTLAELRDGLEEKVRGEITLVIAPAERAEGPSLGLEEALEQVQARVEGGERLKDACKAVASESGLSSRELYQAAQAR; encoded by the coding sequence ATGAGCGAGGCCGGACAGGGGATGGGGACCCTCTACCTCCTGGGGACCCCCATCGGGCACCTCGGCGACGTCAGCGACCGCCTGCGGGAGGTGCTCGCCTCGGTCTCGGTGCTCGCCTGCGAGGACACCCGCACCACCCGCAAGCTGCTGGAGCGCTTCCAGATCAAGGGCCCGAAGCTGGTGGCCTTGCCCTCCCACGACGAGGCCCGCCGCGCCGAGCCCCTCCTCGAGGTGCTGCGGGAGGGCCGGGACGTGGGCCTGGTCTCGGAGGCGGGGATGCCGGTGGTCAGCGATCCCGGCGCCCTCCTGGTGGCCGGCGCGGAGGCCCTCGGCGCGCCCGTCGTGGTGGTGCCGGGCCCCAGCGCCGTGACGACCGCCCTGGCGGCGAGCGCCTTCCCGGGGGGCCGCTTCCACTTCCTCGGCTTCCTCCCCCGCAAGGGGAGCGATCGCCGCGAGCTGATCGCCGAGGCCGGCCGGTGGCCGGGGACCCTGGTGCTCTTCGAGGCGCCCGCCCGGCTGAAGAAGACCCTCGGCGATCTGGCCGAGGCCTGGGGTGGGTCGCGGCGGGCCGTGATCTGCCGGGAGCTGACCAAGCTCCACGAGGAGCACCGGCGGGGCACCCTCGCCGAGCTCCGCGACGGGCTCGAGGAGAAGGTCCGCGGGGAGATCACCCTGGTCATCGCGCCCGCCGAGCGGGCCGAGGGACCCTCTCTCGGCCTCGAGGAGGCGCTGGAGCAGGTCCAGGCGAGGGTCGAGGGGGGTGAGCGGCTGAAGGATGCCTGCAAGGCCGTGGCGAGCGAGAGCGGGCTCTCGTCGCGAGAGCTCTACCAGGCGGCGCAGGCCCGCTGA
- a CDS encoding sigma-54 dependent transcriptional regulator — MARVLVVDDEANIRKVLAALLRKEGHEALTAENGEEGLELALAEADDIDAIVTDLKMPKLDGLSLLREIQRKAREIPVIVITAHGTVDTAVDAMKAGAFDYLQKPFDQDDLRLVIDKAICSRALARDEISPADSPDGALGVLAASPSMAKIVQIIERVAATPSTVLITGESGTGKEVVASALHEQSDRREKPFIRINCAAIPRELMEAELFGHEKGAFTGAVASKPGRFELADGGTLFLDEIAEIPPEMQVKILRAIQESEFERVGGVKTLQVDVRLIAATNRDIEAEIAAGRFREDLYYRLNVVPLDLPPLRGRRDDIPFLVRSFVERFNERLGLEVSGVDDAAMDLLQRYPWPGNIRELENVMERTFLFLDGDTIGPADLPDSIRARAEGAPRDGQPDLEALRQVFDSGGSASMKDIVRAASQDLERDLIVSALEATGHNVTQAARRLKISRKSLQLKMKDLGLRDRDESTA, encoded by the coding sequence ATGGCCCGAGTCCTGGTCGTCGACGACGAAGCCAACATCCGCAAGGTCCTCGCCGCGCTCCTGCGCAAGGAGGGTCACGAGGCCCTCACCGCCGAGAACGGAGAGGAGGGGCTGGAGCTGGCGCTGGCCGAGGCCGACGACATCGACGCGATCGTCACCGATCTCAAGATGCCGAAGCTCGACGGCCTCTCCCTCCTCCGGGAGATCCAGCGCAAGGCCCGGGAGATCCCGGTCATCGTCATCACCGCCCACGGGACCGTGGACACCGCGGTGGACGCGATGAAGGCCGGCGCCTTCGACTACCTCCAGAAGCCCTTCGATCAGGACGACCTGCGCCTGGTCATCGACAAGGCCATCTGCTCGCGGGCCCTCGCCCGGGACGAGATCTCGCCGGCCGACTCCCCCGACGGTGCCCTGGGCGTCCTCGCCGCCTCCCCCTCGATGGCGAAGATCGTCCAGATCATCGAGCGGGTCGCCGCGACCCCCTCCACCGTGCTCATCACCGGTGAGAGCGGCACCGGCAAGGAGGTGGTGGCCAGCGCCCTCCACGAGCAGTCGGACCGCCGGGAGAAGCCCTTCATCCGGATCAACTGCGCGGCCATCCCCCGGGAGCTGATGGAGGCCGAGCTCTTCGGCCACGAGAAGGGCGCCTTCACCGGCGCGGTGGCCTCCAAGCCCGGGCGCTTCGAGCTCGCCGACGGCGGCACCCTCTTCCTCGACGAGATCGCCGAGATCCCGCCCGAGATGCAGGTGAAGATCCTCCGGGCGATCCAGGAGAGCGAGTTCGAGCGGGTCGGCGGGGTGAAGACCCTGCAGGTCGACGTCCGCCTCATCGCCGCGACCAACCGCGACATCGAGGCCGAGATCGCGGCCGGCCGCTTCCGCGAGGACCTCTACTACCGGCTCAACGTGGTGCCCCTCGATCTGCCACCCCTGCGCGGGCGCCGGGACGACATCCCCTTCCTGGTCCGCAGCTTCGTCGAGCGCTTCAACGAGCGGCTCGGGCTCGAGGTGAGCGGCGTCGACGACGCGGCGATGGACCTGCTCCAGCGCTACCCCTGGCCGGGCAACATCCGCGAGCTCGAGAACGTGATGGAGCGGACCTTCCTCTTCCTCGACGGCGACACCATCGGGCCGGCGGATCTGCCCGACTCGATCCGCGCCCGGGCCGAGGGCGCGCCCCGGGACGGCCAGCCCGATCTCGAGGCCCTGCGCCAGGTCTTCGACTCCGGCGGCTCGGCCTCGATGAAGGACATCGTCCGCGCCGCCTCCCAGGATCTCGAGCGGGACCTGATCGTCTCGGCCCTCGAGGCCACCGGCCACAACGTCACCCAGGCGGCCCGCCGGCTGAAGATCTCGCGCAAGAGCCTGCAGCTGAAGATGAAGGATCTGGGGCTGCGGGATCGGGACGAGAGCACCGCCTGA
- a CDS encoding ATP-binding protein, translating to MDLRAQSAFMAALIAAVLAVAVSLRATERRHAQLFALLSGNLSVWLLTDFLLAATGGEIFSRLILVSGAAMPVSAYRFFQAFPALHTHAPTPPPIMRKGFERALLGGAILSTAVAFSPLVRSFIARSVVATFAFGSLLTLFYLAHQQRNLAESRIERTRVNYVVVGGIIALGFAGTAFIPGLSGLFAAIGNIGIVVYLFFLSQAVLQHRLLDLNELLGRIVVLSGLALLLALVFGFIVVAVGDSPPILLFNLLLTALVLLTISDPLRSRIERRVMAWLFAERYELTGVLGRLRRELPGIIDPTMAAERLLERIYETNRITHASFYVLSADATGYRRVAHRGPEPPRWIDATSLAPLVENAQEGKKAVLRETLELSLTQARSSLRQVERPVRTEEDTHHEPPAVARLARSFEAMERMGSGVAVPLLGTSHGVVGFLNLRDERVYEAFSSNEIAALIMVSEVLATLVENSKLYERMKERDRLAALGEMAAGLAHEIRNPLGAIKAAAQYLDPESMKGDEGEFLQIIIDETDRLNGVVSQFLDYARPLKAKFTDTDLNEVVRKTLRLLEKREIPETVGISLALEEGLPPIQADPEQLQQVLINLALNAVQAMGGEGRLELRTRLRPAPGGGPHQPGPGSDIIELRVADTGPGISATDRANLFIPFFTTKERGTGLGLPICQRLIRNHGGTLEVFSRTGMGTEFVVRLPLSGGERLGTESVEEEEIDEGPGGVVVPLRRKD from the coding sequence ATGGACCTGAGAGCACAGTCGGCCTTCATGGCCGCGCTCATCGCCGCCGTGCTGGCGGTCGCGGTCTCCCTGCGAGCCACCGAGCGGCGCCACGCCCAGCTCTTCGCCCTGCTCTCGGGCAACCTCTCGGTCTGGCTCCTCACCGACTTCCTGCTGGCGGCGACCGGCGGGGAGATCTTCTCCCGCCTGATCCTCGTCTCCGGCGCGGCGATGCCGGTCTCGGCCTACCGCTTCTTCCAGGCCTTCCCCGCTCTCCACACCCACGCCCCCACGCCGCCGCCGATCATGCGCAAGGGCTTCGAGCGGGCGCTCCTGGGCGGCGCCATCCTCTCGACCGCGGTGGCCTTCTCCCCCCTGGTCCGCAGCTTCATCGCCCGCTCGGTGGTGGCGACCTTCGCCTTCGGCTCCCTGCTGACCCTCTTCTACCTGGCCCACCAGCAGCGGAACCTGGCGGAGAGCCGCATCGAGCGCACCCGGGTGAACTACGTCGTCGTCGGCGGGATCATCGCCCTGGGCTTCGCCGGCACGGCCTTCATCCCCGGCCTCTCCGGGCTCTTCGCCGCCATCGGCAACATCGGCATCGTCGTCTACCTCTTCTTCCTCTCCCAGGCGGTCCTCCAGCACCGCCTGCTGGATCTGAACGAGCTCCTCGGCCGGATCGTGGTGCTCTCGGGCCTCGCCCTCCTCCTGGCCCTGGTCTTCGGCTTCATCGTGGTGGCCGTGGGCGACTCGCCCCCGATCCTCCTCTTCAACCTCCTGCTCACGGCGCTGGTCCTCCTGACGATCTCCGATCCCCTGCGCTCGCGGATCGAGCGGCGGGTGATGGCCTGGCTCTTCGCCGAGCGCTACGAGCTCACCGGGGTCCTCGGCCGCCTGCGCCGGGAGCTGCCCGGCATCATCGATCCCACGATGGCCGCCGAGCGCCTCCTCGAGCGGATCTACGAGACCAACCGGATCACCCACGCCAGCTTCTACGTCCTCTCGGCCGACGCCACCGGCTACCGGAGGGTGGCCCACCGGGGCCCCGAGCCGCCCCGCTGGATCGACGCCACCAGCCTGGCGCCCCTGGTGGAGAACGCCCAGGAGGGCAAGAAGGCCGTCCTGCGCGAGACCCTGGAGCTCTCCCTCACCCAGGCCCGCTCCAGCCTCCGCCAGGTGGAGCGGCCGGTGCGCACCGAGGAGGACACCCACCACGAGCCTCCGGCGGTCGCCCGCCTCGCCCGCTCCTTCGAGGCCATGGAGCGGATGGGCTCGGGGGTGGCCGTGCCCCTCCTGGGCACCAGCCACGGGGTCGTGGGCTTCCTCAACCTGCGGGACGAGCGGGTCTACGAGGCCTTCTCCTCCAACGAGATCGCGGCCCTGATCATGGTCAGCGAGGTCCTGGCCACCCTGGTCGAGAACTCGAAGCTCTACGAGCGGATGAAGGAGCGCGACCGCCTCGCCGCCCTCGGCGAGATGGCCGCCGGCCTCGCCCACGAGATCCGCAACCCCCTCGGGGCCATCAAGGCGGCCGCCCAGTACCTCGATCCCGAGAGCATGAAGGGCGACGAGGGCGAGTTCCTCCAGATCATCATCGACGAGACCGACCGCCTCAACGGCGTCGTCTCCCAGTTCCTCGACTACGCCCGGCCCCTGAAGGCGAAGTTCACCGACACCGACCTCAACGAGGTCGTCCGCAAGACCCTCCGCCTCCTCGAGAAGCGGGAGATCCCCGAGACCGTCGGCATCAGCCTCGCCCTCGAGGAGGGCCTGCCCCCGATCCAGGCGGACCCCGAGCAGCTCCAGCAGGTCCTGATCAACCTCGCCCTCAACGCCGTGCAGGCCATGGGGGGCGAGGGGAGACTCGAGCTGCGCACCCGGCTGCGACCCGCCCCCGGCGGCGGTCCTCATCAGCCCGGCCCCGGCAGCGACATCATCGAGCTGCGGGTCGCCGACACCGGCCCCGGCATCTCCGCCACCGACCGCGCCAACCTCTTCATCCCCTTCTTCACCACCAAGGAGCGGGGCACCGGCCTGGGCCTGCCCATCTGCCAGCGCCTCATCCGCAACCACGGCGGCACCCTCGAGGTCTTCTCCCGGACCGGGATGGGCACCGAGTTCGTGGTCCGGCTGCCGCTCTCCGGTGGCGAACGCCTGGGGACCGAGAGCGTCGAGGAGGAGGAGATCGACGAGGGGCCCGGGGGGGTCGTGGTGCCGCTTCGGCGGAAGGACTGA
- a CDS encoding transglycosylase SLT domain-containing protein: MVSVPQRLLAPVSLGLLGLCLGATGPARAGPESVRLEAAELVPAPSDAWAGADPALQGWLEVRALREALAAPGRAPAGLAARIQALPAGHPAKVGLVVAWVERHLASPPAPATLEEGLSLVGDALGTEPELEAEPPLRVAYARLLEAAGRGPEARHQRLTLLRRGPASAEGLAATAADPTLPSALEPAAQVDRLAALVAANHSALAIPEALRLRASLEPGGEVACRLSLILGKAHRLERNYREAIDELEAYGERCPQRADQVLEAEWLRASAASIALRDPAIPLYQRLIERHPDDPRIDDALFFIADLHLLAGRDDEAARVLETILAEHPQGNFALKAAWRLARRWLRVGRPGKAMVALKRYEKLAARRASGFDLRRARYFQALTLLSRGGSKGRAAALRLLRQVIDEGPLTFHGSFARALLREHAPAEAAARDRRLLATPRPPGTFPPQTVSRDFLEGEAVRVGRRLLALGLEAEAREVLGEIPRRGLKGPEVLVLAGLLARAGGVREAQLLLRATRAGRAALGKRPTRRNLWVWQTAYPRAYRSLIEAACAPVAVPPDLVQAIIREESALDPGARSWAGAVGLAQLMPTTAGDTGRRMGLPEPVTAERLLDPELNLRVSCRYLSDLRSQVGEALPLMVAAYNGGGRSVQGWQEERGELPLVLFLETMGYAETRRYTRRVLETLAAYRFLYGADGERLFLPDAPARSE, encoded by the coding sequence ATGGTGTCCGTCCCGCAGCGCCTCCTCGCCCCGGTCTCCCTCGGCCTGCTGGGGCTCTGCCTCGGCGCCACCGGGCCTGCCCGCGCCGGGCCGGAGAGCGTCCGGCTCGAGGCGGCGGAGCTGGTCCCGGCGCCGAGCGACGCCTGGGCCGGGGCCGACCCGGCCCTGCAGGGCTGGCTGGAGGTGCGAGCGCTGCGCGAGGCCCTCGCCGCGCCGGGGAGGGCGCCCGCGGGGCTGGCGGCCCGGATCCAGGCGCTGCCGGCGGGGCACCCGGCGAAGGTGGGACTGGTCGTGGCCTGGGTGGAGCGGCACCTCGCCTCGCCGCCGGCCCCGGCCACCCTGGAGGAGGGGCTCTCCCTGGTCGGCGACGCCCTGGGGACCGAGCCCGAGCTCGAGGCCGAGCCGCCCCTGCGGGTGGCGTACGCCCGCCTGCTCGAGGCGGCCGGCCGCGGCCCGGAGGCTCGCCATCAGCGCCTCACCCTCCTGCGCCGGGGTCCGGCCTCGGCGGAGGGGCTCGCCGCCACCGCCGCCGACCCCACGCTGCCCTCCGCGCTGGAGCCCGCCGCCCAGGTCGATCGCCTCGCGGCCCTGGTCGCCGCCAACCACAGCGCCCTGGCCATCCCCGAGGCCCTGCGCCTGCGGGCGAGCCTGGAGCCCGGCGGAGAGGTCGCCTGCCGCCTCTCCCTGATCCTGGGCAAGGCCCACCGCCTGGAGCGCAACTACCGGGAGGCCATCGACGAGCTGGAGGCCTACGGCGAGCGCTGCCCGCAGCGGGCGGATCAGGTGCTGGAGGCCGAGTGGCTCCGCGCCTCGGCCGCCTCCATCGCCCTGCGGGATCCCGCCATCCCGCTCTACCAGCGCCTCATCGAGCGCCACCCGGACGACCCCCGGATCGACGACGCCCTCTTCTTCATCGCCGACCTCCACCTCCTCGCCGGCCGGGACGACGAGGCCGCGCGGGTGCTCGAGACGATCCTGGCGGAGCACCCGCAGGGGAACTTCGCCCTGAAGGCGGCCTGGCGCCTGGCCCGGCGCTGGCTGCGGGTCGGGAGGCCGGGCAAGGCGATGGTGGCCCTCAAGCGCTACGAGAAGCTGGCGGCCCGGCGGGCCTCGGGCTTCGACCTGCGCCGGGCGCGCTACTTCCAGGCCCTGACCCTGCTCTCCCGGGGCGGCAGCAAGGGGAGGGCGGCGGCCCTGCGCCTGCTGCGGCAGGTGATCGACGAGGGGCCCCTGACCTTCCACGGCAGCTTCGCCCGGGCCCTCCTGCGCGAGCACGCGCCGGCGGAGGCGGCCGCGCGCGATCGGCGGCTGCTGGCGACCCCCCGCCCGCCGGGCACCTTCCCCCCGCAGACCGTCTCCCGGGACTTCCTCGAGGGCGAGGCGGTGCGGGTGGGGCGTCGCCTCCTCGCCCTGGGCCTGGAGGCGGAGGCCCGGGAGGTGCTCGGCGAGATCCCCCGGCGGGGGCTGAAGGGCCCCGAGGTCCTCGTGCTGGCCGGGCTGCTCGCGCGGGCCGGTGGCGTCCGGGAGGCGCAGCTCCTCCTGCGCGCGACCCGCGCCGGGCGGGCGGCGCTGGGCAAGCGCCCGACCCGCCGGAACCTCTGGGTCTGGCAGACCGCCTATCCTCGCGCCTACCGCTCGCTGATCGAGGCGGCCTGCGCCCCCGTCGCGGTGCCGCCCGACCTGGTGCAGGCCATCATCCGGGAGGAGAGCGCCCTCGATCCGGGCGCCCGCTCCTGGGCCGGCGCGGTGGGCCTGGCGCAGCTGATGCCGACCACCGCCGGGGACACCGGCCGGCGGATGGGGCTGCCCGAGCCGGTCACGGCCGAGCGGCTCCTCGATCCCGAGCTCAACCTCCGGGTCTCCTGCCGCTACCTCTCGGACCTGCGCAGCCAGGTCGGAGAGGCGCTGCCCCTGATGGTCGCCGCCTACAACGGCGGGGGCCGCAGCGTGCAGGGCTGGCAGGAGGAGCGGGGTGAGCTCCCCCTGGTGCTCTTCCTGGAGACCATGGGCTACGCCGAGACCCGGCGCTACACGCGGCGCGTGCTCGAGACCCTGGCCGCCTACCGCTTCCTCTACGGTGCGGATGGGGAGAGACTCTTCCTGCCGGACGCCCCGGCCCGGAGCGAGTGA
- the selA gene encoding L-seryl-tRNA(Sec) selenium transferase, whose protein sequence is MSHDDLQRRLRALPAVDALKARPAVQALEAEHGAALLLSVLRECVERARQRLRESDAPAEAVIDAECGDAAIEAALGRALAPTLPPLHNATGVLLHTNLGRAPLALEAREAMLAAAAFVPLEIDLGSGRRGPRAPGVVAHLKALSGAEGALVVNNCAAAVMLVLAELAQGREVPVSRGELVEIGGGFRVPEVMERSGCQLREVGTTNRTRLRDHAAAVGPRTGALLKVHRSNFSIEGFTEEASLEELAGLARETGLPLVVDLGSGLFSTAAQGTVLESEATVDGCIAGGADLVCFSGDKLLGGPQAGIVVGKGALIERLGRHPLMRSLRCDKVTLAALEATLALYRRGAHARVPLQRMVRATVPDLAALGAFLLEPLCAAGLDASLEPCTDRVGGGSSHRLALPGMAVRLRVPTPERVSARLRRGEGGHPGVVAVVREDALWLHLRTLEPELPVLEAVAAAVIAAAR, encoded by the coding sequence ATGAGCCACGACGATCTCCAGCGGCGCCTGCGGGCGCTCCCCGCGGTGGACGCCCTCAAGGCGCGGCCGGCGGTGCAGGCCCTGGAGGCCGAGCACGGCGCGGCCCTCCTGCTCTCGGTCCTGCGGGAGTGCGTCGAGCGCGCCCGCCAGCGGCTGCGCGAGAGCGACGCGCCCGCCGAGGCGGTGATCGACGCCGAGTGCGGCGACGCGGCCATCGAGGCGGCGCTCGGGCGAGCGCTGGCCCCCACGCTGCCCCCGCTGCACAACGCCACCGGGGTGCTGCTGCACACCAACCTCGGGCGGGCGCCGCTGGCCCTCGAGGCCCGGGAGGCGATGCTCGCGGCGGCGGCCTTCGTGCCCCTGGAGATCGATCTGGGCTCCGGCCGGCGCGGCCCGCGGGCCCCGGGGGTGGTCGCGCACCTGAAGGCGCTCTCGGGGGCCGAGGGCGCGCTGGTGGTGAACAACTGCGCGGCGGCGGTGATGCTGGTCCTGGCCGAGCTGGCCCAGGGGCGGGAGGTGCCCGTCTCCCGGGGCGAGCTGGTCGAGATCGGCGGCGGCTTCCGGGTGCCCGAGGTGATGGAGCGCAGCGGCTGCCAGCTGCGCGAGGTGGGGACGACCAACCGCACGCGCCTCCGGGACCACGCCGCCGCCGTCGGGCCCCGGACCGGGGCGCTGCTCAAGGTCCACCGCTCGAACTTCAGCATCGAGGGCTTCACCGAGGAGGCCTCCCTCGAGGAGCTGGCGGGTCTGGCCCGCGAGACCGGCCTGCCCCTCGTGGTGGACCTGGGCTCGGGCCTCTTCTCGACAGCCGCGCAGGGCACCGTGCTGGAGTCGGAGGCCACGGTGGACGGCTGCATCGCCGGCGGCGCCGATCTGGTCTGCTTCTCGGGCGACAAGCTCCTGGGCGGGCCGCAGGCCGGCATCGTGGTCGGGAAGGGCGCGCTGATCGAGCGCCTGGGCCGCCACCCCCTGATGCGCAGCCTGCGCTGCGACAAGGTCACCCTGGCGGCCCTGGAGGCGACCCTGGCCCTCTACCGCCGCGGCGCCCACGCCCGGGTCCCCCTCCAGCGGATGGTGCGGGCGACGGTGCCGGATCTGGCCGCCCTCGGCGCCTTCCTGCTGGAGCCGCTCTGCGCCGCCGGCCTGGACGCCAGCCTGGAGCCCTGCACCGATCGCGTCGGCGGCGGCAGCTCGCACCGGCTCGCGCTCCCCGGGATGGCGGTGCGCCTGCGGGTGCCGACGCCGGAGCGGGTCTCGGCCCGCCTGCGCCGCGGAGAGGGGGGGCACCCGGGGGTCGTCGCCGTGGTCCGCGAGGACGCCCTCTGGCTGCACCTGCGCACCCTCGAGCCCGAGCTCCCGGTGCTGGAGGCGGTGGCCGCCGCGGTGATCGCCGCGGCGCGCTAG
- a CDS encoding HNH endonuclease, with product MLNTAVLVLNKHYQPIHVTTVRRAFVLLYQGAAKAVDERYQLYDFPSWSALSAHEDSIGTVRTRIRVPRVVLLQACAALPRRQVRFSRLNIYLRDGNTCQYCGRTLPREGLNLDHVKPRTQGGVTSWENIVCCCIRCNLKKGGRTPEQAGMRLLRRPHKPRWSPLIRKGLRPGILAQWRPFLSEADAAYWNTELLP from the coding sequence ATGTTGAACACCGCAGTCCTGGTGCTGAACAAGCACTATCAGCCGATCCATGTGACCACCGTGCGGCGCGCCTTCGTCCTGCTCTACCAGGGGGCGGCCAAGGCCGTGGACGAGCGCTACCAGCTCTACGACTTTCCCTCCTGGTCGGCCCTCTCGGCCCACGAGGACAGCATCGGGACCGTGCGGACCCGGATCCGCGTCCCGCGGGTGGTGCTGCTGCAGGCCTGCGCTGCGCTGCCCCGGCGGCAGGTGCGCTTCTCCCGCCTCAACATCTACCTGCGGGACGGGAACACCTGCCAGTACTGCGGCCGGACCCTGCCCCGGGAGGGCCTGAACCTCGATCACGTGAAGCCGCGCACCCAGGGGGGCGTGACCTCCTGGGAGAACATCGTCTGCTGCTGCATCCGCTGCAACCTGAAGAAGGGCGGCCGGACCCCGGAGCAGGCGGGGATGCGTCTCCTGCGCCGACCCCACAAGCCCCGGTGGTCTCCCCTGATCCGGAAGGGCCTGCGGCCGGGCATCCTGGCCCAGTGGCGGCCCTTCCTCTCCGAGGCGGACGCCGCCTACTGGAACACCGAACTCTTGCCTTGA
- a CDS encoding RluA family pseudouridine synthase: MPGLHRLEVEAAEAGQRIDRLLAGRLPGLSRSRCQQLIEEGRVTLEGVAVDRPSRKVDAGMTLEVEVPEVVSPDDAPAAQDLPLPILYQDGAIVVVDKPAGMAVHPAPGSVDGTVVNAILFHVPDLKGIGGELRPGVVHRLDKDTTGVLVLAKSDAALQGLQAQFKERTVEKVYLALARGRFDDDEGASDAPLARHPVDRKRFTGQRTGGRPDARAALTRWRVLRRFTGAAELEVRPKTGRTHQIRVHLAEAGHPLIGEGIYDLGRGKPGPKVVRAAKVLGHHALHAHRLSFEHPETGERMTFEAPLPPEWARAVEILSE, translated from the coding sequence GTGCCTGGACTTCACCGGCTGGAGGTGGAGGCGGCCGAGGCCGGGCAGCGGATCGACCGCCTGCTCGCCGGACGCCTCCCCGGGCTCTCCCGCTCCCGCTGCCAGCAGCTCATCGAGGAGGGGAGGGTGACCCTCGAGGGGGTCGCCGTGGATCGGCCCTCCCGGAAGGTGGACGCCGGGATGACCCTGGAGGTCGAGGTCCCGGAGGTCGTCTCCCCGGACGACGCGCCGGCCGCCCAGGATCTCCCCCTGCCGATCCTCTACCAGGACGGGGCGATCGTGGTCGTGGACAAGCCGGCCGGGATGGCGGTGCACCCGGCGCCGGGCTCGGTCGACGGGACGGTGGTCAACGCCATCCTCTTCCACGTGCCCGACCTGAAGGGGATCGGGGGCGAGCTGCGGCCCGGGGTGGTGCACCGCCTGGACAAGGACACCACCGGGGTCCTCGTCCTGGCCAAGTCGGACGCGGCGCTCCAGGGGCTGCAGGCCCAGTTCAAGGAGCGGACGGTGGAGAAGGTCTACCTCGCCCTGGCCCGCGGGCGCTTCGACGACGACGAGGGGGCGAGCGACGCGCCGCTGGCCCGCCACCCCGTGGACCGCAAGCGCTTCACCGGTCAGCGGACCGGGGGGCGGCCGGACGCCCGGGCGGCCCTGACCCGCTGGCGGGTGCTGCGCCGCTTCACGGGCGCGGCCGAGCTGGAGGTGAGGCCGAAGACCGGGCGGACGCACCAGATCCGGGTGCACCTGGCCGAGGCGGGCCACCCGCTGATCGGCGAGGGGATCTACGACCTCGGGCGGGGCAAGCCGGGGCCGAAGGTCGTCCGGGCGGCGAAGGTGCTCGGGCACCACGCGCTCCACGCGCACCGGCTCTCCTTCGAGCATCCGGAGACGGGTGAACGGATGACCTTCGAGGCGCCGCTGCCGCCGGAGTGGGCGAGGGCCGTCGAGATCCTCTCCGAGTAG